Proteins from one Pseudoalteromonas undina genomic window:
- a CDS encoding DUF3299 domain-containing protein — MTLFKVTTHSLMLLSAVLISFASIASPPKEIFWEDLIPQGHVQIDTQAQANHEGSEQNWVQPDLDAPVVKALDGQSVSLPGFVVPLEGDSELITEFLLVPYFGACIHVPPPPPNQLVHVTIKGGVPIDSLYDAIVVTGVIKTQTWPGEIAQVGYQMQAVGVAPFEL; from the coding sequence ATGACGTTGTTTAAAGTAACTACACACTCTTTAATGCTATTAAGTGCAGTGCTAATTAGCTTTGCTAGCATTGCAAGTCCCCCGAAGGAAATTTTTTGGGAAGACTTGATCCCACAAGGGCATGTGCAAATAGATACCCAAGCACAAGCTAATCACGAAGGCAGTGAGCAAAACTGGGTGCAACCTGATTTGGACGCGCCGGTTGTTAAAGCACTTGATGGGCAGTCTGTTAGCTTACCTGGGTTTGTTGTGCCACTTGAAGGTGACAGCGAACTTATTACCGAGTTTTTATTAGTCCCTTACTTTGGTGCCTGTATTCATGTGCCACCCCCACCGCCAAACCAGCTGGTTCATGTAACTATTAAAGGCGGTGTGCCTATCGATAGCTTATATGATGCGATTGTTGTAACGGGCGTTATTAAAACGCAAACTTGGCCTGGCGAAATAGCCCAAGTGGGTTATCAAATGCAAGCTGTTGGTGTTGCTCCCTTTGAGCTTTAA
- a CDS encoding ABC transporter permease has product MILFKLAYKSLLNRRASVLLTLLTIAISVMLLLSIERVRIDAKSSFSNTISGTDLIVGARTGDIQLLLSSVFRIGHTNNGVSWQSYQYITKQRGVKWSIPISLGDSHKGQAVLGTTLDYFKHYRFAKKQSLAFEQGQAFSSINEVVIGSEVASKLAYKIGDEIVISHGMGNTSFHHHDDNPFKVVGILKPTGTPVDKTLHVPLAAIELIHGGGHHDHDDHHDHSSHALVGHPKQITAFLMGFDSPLYTLQIRRNINQFKPEPLLAIMPTVTLKELWEMLAIIEKILLLFSFVVVIISLLGMLTTLLANLNQRRRELAILRSVGARPWQLFSLISIESLLTTFLGCLVGCTLFYALMGTTAGYLQSQAGVSINISMLSDYELTLIGVIMAAGFIIGLIPATRAYFYSLSDGMSIKI; this is encoded by the coding sequence ATGATTTTATTTAAACTTGCCTATAAAAGTTTGCTAAATAGACGTGCCAGTGTATTACTGACATTGCTCACTATTGCGATTAGCGTCATGTTATTACTCAGTATTGAGCGCGTTCGCATAGATGCTAAAAGTAGTTTTAGTAATACCATTTCGGGTACCGATTTAATTGTTGGCGCACGTACTGGCGATATTCAATTACTACTCTCCTCGGTGTTTAGAATTGGCCACACTAATAATGGGGTGAGCTGGCAAAGCTATCAATACATAACAAAACAACGCGGGGTTAAATGGAGCATTCCTATCAGCCTTGGTGATAGCCATAAGGGCCAAGCAGTTTTAGGCACCACACTCGATTATTTTAAGCACTATCGATTTGCTAAAAAACAGTCCTTAGCATTTGAACAAGGACAGGCTTTTTCTAGCATCAATGAAGTTGTTATAGGAAGTGAGGTTGCAAGTAAACTGGCCTATAAAATTGGTGATGAAATTGTGATTTCTCATGGTATGGGCAATACTAGCTTTCATCATCATGACGATAACCCCTTCAAAGTTGTTGGTATTTTAAAGCCTACTGGCACCCCTGTTGATAAAACATTGCATGTGCCGCTGGCGGCAATTGAATTGATTCATGGTGGCGGCCATCATGATCATGACGATCATCATGACCACTCGAGTCACGCACTAGTTGGCCATCCAAAACAAATTACCGCCTTTTTAATGGGCTTCGACTCACCGCTTTATACGCTACAAATTAGGCGTAACATAAACCAATTTAAGCCAGAGCCTTTATTAGCGATTATGCCTACAGTCACACTAAAAGAGCTTTGGGAAATGCTGGCAATAATAGAAAAGATCCTATTGCTATTTTCATTTGTGGTGGTCATTATTAGCTTGCTCGGCATGTTAACCACACTGCTGGCTAACCTTAACCAACGCCGCAGAGAACTGGCAATATTACGTTCTGTGGGCGCCCGCCCTTGGCAATTATTTTCACTGATCAGTATAGAATCACTGCTCACTACCTTTTTAGGTTGCTTAGTAGGCTGTACTCTATTTTATGCGCTTATGGGCACAACCGCGGGTTACTTACAAAGCCAAGCAGGAGTGAGCATTAATATCAGTATGCTCTCTGACTATGAACTCACTTTGATTGGCGTTATTATGGCTGCGGGATTCATTATTGGCTTGATCCCCGCTACACGCGCTTACTTTTATTCTCTTAGTGATGGTATGAGTATAAAAATATAA
- a CDS encoding ABC transporter ATP-binding protein — MINLENVSFKWHKKAASPTLTIEQLAIDEGEHVFLHGPSGSGKSTLLALLAGINVTTSGQLCVLNQNLSALTNAQRDAFRADHIGYIFQNFNLLPYLTPLENVCLGCQFSKKRQQHVLNQIESLTKEAARLLNALGLEPHFHNQNVATLSIGQQQRVAAARAFIGSPELIIADEPTSALDTQNRESFIKLLFEQAKKSNSTLVFVSHDETLKPLFSRTIDLVNLQGDV; from the coding sequence ATGATCAACCTTGAGAATGTATCTTTTAAATGGCATAAAAAAGCAGCCAGCCCCACTCTCACTATTGAGCAACTCGCCATTGATGAAGGTGAACATGTTTTTTTACATGGGCCAAGCGGCAGTGGTAAATCTACCTTACTGGCACTACTAGCAGGCATTAATGTAACCACTAGCGGCCAACTTTGTGTTTTGAACCAAAATCTAAGTGCGCTTACCAATGCACAGCGCGATGCATTTAGAGCGGATCATATTGGCTATATTTTCCAAAACTTTAATTTACTACCTTATTTAACCCCATTAGAAAATGTATGTTTAGGGTGCCAATTTTCGAAAAAGCGTCAGCAACACGTGCTCAACCAAATTGAGAGTTTAACCAAAGAAGCTGCCCGACTTCTCAACGCACTTGGGTTGGAGCCGCACTTTCATAATCAAAATGTTGCCACTTTAAGTATTGGGCAGCAACAGCGAGTTGCCGCAGCACGCGCATTTATAGGCAGTCCCGAACTTATCATTGCCGATGAGCCTACTTCAGCACTTGATACGCAAAATCGTGAAAGCTTTATTAAGCTGTTATTTGAACAAGCAAAAAAAAGTAACAGCACGCTTGTTTTTGTCAGTCACGATGAAACATTAAAGCCACTCTTTAGCCGCACAATCGACTTAGTAAATTTACAAGGTGATGTATGA
- a CDS encoding CDP-glycerol--glycerophosphate glycerophosphotransferase, translating to MYISQNYSYAILRPLQAEILAQGGEVKWFLEGNNVNPDFLKRDEKTLNSIHEINQWAPDATFAPANSIPTFFPGKKVAVFHGFDAGKLNKKGQNDHFKVRGCFDLYCTQGPNTTAPFTALQKKLGYFKVVETGWPPLDQFFNGNSKPSHIDETDSRPTVLICSTFSKRLSLAPKLYDQIKHFSESGKWRLLVQFHPKMPQEWVNKYQALSNDNLTFVETDNVIPLLQSADVMLCDTSSILLMFLVQRKPVVTFCNKAPEKHLLDITDKNNVEAAIDYALTYPKELVDNIEAFCQELHPYTDGKSSQRVLCATNELLHSDEKLKAKPLNLIRQFKMRKRLNYWSW from the coding sequence ATGTATATTTCTCAAAATTATTCCTATGCTATTTTAAGGCCATTGCAAGCAGAAATATTAGCTCAAGGAGGGGAAGTTAAATGGTTCTTAGAGGGTAATAATGTTAACCCTGACTTTTTGAAACGTGATGAAAAAACACTAAATTCTATTCATGAGATAAACCAATGGGCGCCTGACGCAACCTTTGCACCAGCGAACTCTATCCCTACATTTTTCCCAGGAAAGAAAGTAGCTGTTTTTCACGGCTTTGATGCAGGAAAACTAAATAAAAAAGGCCAAAACGATCACTTTAAAGTTCGGGGATGTTTTGATTTATATTGTACACAAGGCCCAAATACGACGGCTCCGTTTACGGCGTTACAAAAAAAACTGGGCTATTTTAAGGTAGTAGAAACAGGTTGGCCTCCCCTAGATCAATTCTTTAACGGTAACTCAAAGCCTAGCCATATTGATGAAACAGACTCTCGCCCAACGGTATTGATCTGCTCTACATTTTCAAAACGCTTATCTCTTGCACCTAAACTTTATGATCAAATAAAACACTTTAGTGAAAGCGGTAAATGGCGACTATTAGTTCAGTTTCATCCGAAAATGCCGCAAGAGTGGGTTAATAAATATCAAGCGTTAAGTAATGATAATCTAACCTTTGTTGAAACAGACAATGTTATTCCTTTATTACAATCTGCTGATGTAATGCTGTGCGATACTTCATCCATACTACTGATGTTTTTAGTACAACGAAAACCGGTTGTAACGTTTTGTAATAAAGCACCTGAAAAACACTTACTTGATATTACAGATAAAAATAACGTTGAAGCCGCAATAGACTATGCACTAACTTACCCAAAAGAACTGGTGGATAATATTGAAGCCTTTTGCCAAGAATTACACCCATACACAGATGGCAAGTCAAGCCAACGAGTACTTTGCGCAACCAATGAACTGTTGCATAGTGATGAAAAGCTCAAAGCTAAACCACTTAATCTTATTAGACAATTTAAAATGCGCAAAAGACTTAACTATTGGAGTTGGTAA
- a CDS encoding phosphoribosylaminoimidazolesuccinocarboxamide synthase → MTSYKVLDVNDDLPIRTKGKVHSGKVRSVYWLTDADSKRLINEKGYNVPADTELAIMVISDRISAFDCIWQGENGLNGVPGKGIALNSVAAHWFNMFNEAGLAGNHIVDIPHPYVWIVRKASTVKVEAIARQYITGSMWRDYAKGERHFCGLQLPEGLKANQKLEHVLITPSTKGIIEGVADIPAVDDVNITRENITNNLDVFNFKSTDDVTKYEKLLVEGFELISSELAKLGQIFVDTKFEFGYVEDLNGVQQLIYIDEVGTPDSSRIWDEASYKNGKIVENSKEGFRQLLINNVPESDVLLNKDRMAEREQLAKDYILPESVMLEVSDTYVGIASKIIGKEIVIPNDPRQEVIAILDTDYGLIVN, encoded by the coding sequence ATGACTAGCTATAAAGTTTTAGACGTAAACGATGACTTACCCATTCGTACTAAAGGTAAAGTACACAGTGGCAAAGTGCGTTCAGTTTATTGGTTAACTGATGCAGATAGCAAACGCTTAATAAATGAAAAAGGCTATAACGTTCCTGCCGATACTGAATTAGCCATTATGGTTATTTCAGACAGAATTTCTGCTTTTGATTGCATATGGCAAGGTGAAAATGGCCTAAATGGCGTTCCTGGTAAAGGGATTGCATTAAACTCAGTGGCTGCTCATTGGTTTAACATGTTTAATGAAGCCGGTTTGGCGGGTAATCATATTGTTGATATTCCTCATCCATACGTATGGATTGTTCGTAAAGCCAGTACAGTTAAAGTTGAAGCGATTGCTCGTCAATATATTACTGGTAGTATGTGGCGCGACTACGCCAAAGGCGAAAGACACTTTTGTGGTTTGCAACTTCCTGAAGGCTTAAAAGCGAATCAAAAGCTTGAGCACGTACTTATAACTCCCTCTACTAAAGGTATTATAGAAGGGGTTGCTGATATTCCTGCCGTTGATGATGTAAACATCACTCGTGAAAATATTACAAACAACTTAGATGTTTTCAATTTTAAATCGACTGACGATGTCACCAAATACGAAAAATTATTGGTAGAAGGATTCGAGTTAATCAGTAGTGAGTTAGCTAAGCTAGGGCAAATTTTCGTCGATACTAAATTTGAATTTGGTTACGTAGAAGATTTAAATGGTGTGCAGCAACTTATTTATATTGATGAAGTAGGGACACCAGATTCATCGCGTATTTGGGATGAAGCATCTTATAAGAATGGCAAAATTGTTGAAAACTCAAAGGAAGGCTTCCGTCAGCTGTTAATTAATAACGTACCAGAGAGTGATGTGTTATTAAATAAAGACCGTATGGCTGAGCGTGAGCAGCTAGCAAAAGATTATATTTTACCTGAGTCAGTAATGCTTGAAGTGTCTGACACTTATGTGGGTATCGCTAGCAAAATTATCGGTAAAGAGATCGTTATACCCAATGATCCGCGCCAAGAAGTGATTGCAATTTTAGATACTGACTACGGGTTAATCGTTAATTAG
- a CDS encoding methylamine utilization protein codes for MLERAMQVIAKRRYLLVLGALFSVSAFGNTINLVIKDQHDQVLPNAVVEINHLPSSKTTGNLPTAVMDQVDKQFSPQLLIVHQGQYVNFPNSDNIRHHVYSFSKAKPFQLKLYSGQPEDPIKFDNQGVVVLGCNIHDSMVGYIYVANSNHVYTSNEQGQIKLQVDSFPVQASVWHSLQTATLDNKKMFDIKSTSPVSITINTSTPAPRNTFGSQFREGNGQ; via the coding sequence ATGTTAGAGCGGGCAATGCAAGTTATTGCAAAACGTCGTTATTTATTAGTACTGGGTGCATTGTTTAGTGTGTCGGCCTTTGGCAATACTATTAATTTGGTTATTAAAGATCAGCATGACCAAGTATTGCCTAATGCTGTCGTAGAAATCAATCATTTACCTTCCTCAAAAACTACGGGCAATTTACCCACGGCGGTAATGGATCAAGTTGATAAACAGTTTTCACCACAGCTACTTATTGTGCATCAAGGTCAGTACGTTAACTTTCCAAATAGCGATAATATTCGCCACCATGTATATTCTTTTTCAAAAGCAAAGCCCTTTCAATTAAAGCTCTATTCTGGCCAGCCAGAAGATCCCATTAAGTTTGATAATCAAGGTGTTGTTGTTCTAGGCTGCAATATCCACGATTCTATGGTGGGCTATATTTATGTCGCTAATAGTAATCATGTGTATACCAGCAACGAGCAAGGCCAAATAAAGCTACAAGTTGACTCTTTTCCTGTGCAAGCCAGTGTCTGGCATTCACTGCAAACAGCGACTTTGGATAATAAAAAAATGTTTGATATAAAATCAACCAGCCCGGTATCAATCACTATAAATACGTCTACGCCTGCACCACGTAACACCTTTGGCAGTCAATTTAGGGAAGGTAATGGGCAATAA
- a CDS encoding bifunctional diguanylate cyclase/phosphodiesterase, with protein MGNNLRSRITTLCVGLVLLTTLLSLVSFWWSTSKFQAEKVQQNITVAQSVYKQYLKSKESLLLTAAKVLTADFGFKQAVATRDAATISSVLYNHSQRINADLMLLLDLSGRLVSANVNAQNFADNLQPLMDELLNNSEQSSFVVLNNQLYQVILLPVKTPRTIAYSLVGFKITSAVTTELKSLTGMEVSFVAQLDSFAASSFAPQPEKFQPIEYFENKTTARFFAEYLAYENQQIALPSLQSHPVTLLLSADLTSSYRDIEQLLLTLVTLAVLTMLFGVITSSLLANNLTSGLTQLAVIARQFAKGDYRFKFEGKKQSSEIATLVSAFNNMGNDINKREQQISFQAHHDTLTGFYNRSAMLDLLAKQLTKDRCYTLVAIDIKGLRHINDKLGPQVGDECLIAVANRIRQFSDELGGFHARIGGDEFLTVYPSVEADQVKCAVADLIEQLQAPYQIKSLKISLRFNAGIVQYPVQGVKADDLMRRVLIAVDAATTSQQSLHYYQDGEDEAHLDRLIMLDELKQAIDDDNGQLFMTYQPKLNIKSQKIDKVESLIRWQRDDGSWVSPEVFIDLAEQSGLIVELTAWVVDTVIAQIADWYKKGIHLQAAINVSAQDIAHAGFHNLLVATLKKYHVSPSSVTIELTERDMIENEAQGIKALENLKTIGVKISLDDYGVGQTSLGRLKMLPIDELKLDKCFILTLHESQKDQYIVRSSITLGHQLGFSVVAEGVETAASLSLLHEMQCDHAQGYYLSRPLKAQQLEQWLEEYQGVH; from the coding sequence ATGGGCAATAATTTACGTAGCCGTATAACAACGCTATGCGTTGGCTTGGTGTTACTTACAACTTTACTCAGCTTAGTGAGTTTTTGGTGGTCTACGAGTAAGTTTCAGGCAGAAAAAGTACAGCAAAATATAACGGTTGCGCAAAGCGTTTATAAGCAATATTTAAAATCAAAAGAGAGCTTGCTATTAACTGCTGCAAAGGTGTTAACCGCTGATTTTGGTTTTAAGCAGGCAGTTGCTACTCGCGATGCAGCCACCATTAGTAGTGTATTATACAATCATAGCCAACGGATCAATGCCGATTTAATGCTGTTGCTCGATTTATCGGGGCGGTTAGTGTCTGCTAATGTGAATGCACAAAATTTTGCAGATAACCTACAGCCCTTGATGGATGAATTATTAAATAATTCTGAACAATCGAGCTTTGTAGTGTTAAATAATCAGCTCTATCAAGTAATATTATTGCCAGTTAAAACCCCCAGAACCATCGCTTACAGTTTAGTCGGGTTCAAAATTACATCGGCTGTGACTACTGAGCTGAAAAGTTTAACCGGTATGGAGGTTAGCTTTGTTGCGCAATTAGATAGTTTTGCAGCAAGCTCGTTTGCACCTCAACCTGAAAAATTTCAACCTATAGAATACTTTGAAAATAAAACTACAGCTCGTTTTTTTGCTGAATATTTGGCCTATGAAAATCAACAAATAGCTTTACCATCTTTGCAATCACACCCGGTCACCTTACTACTAAGTGCTGATTTAACCTCAAGTTATCGAGATATTGAGCAACTATTGCTAACGCTAGTTACATTGGCCGTGTTAACCATGTTATTTGGTGTGATCACCAGTAGTTTGCTTGCCAATAACTTAACCAGCGGACTTACACAGTTAGCGGTTATCGCAAGGCAATTTGCCAAAGGTGACTACCGATTTAAATTTGAAGGTAAAAAACAAAGCAGCGAAATAGCAACGCTAGTCAGCGCCTTTAATAACATGGGTAATGATATTAATAAGCGTGAGCAGCAAATTAGTTTTCAAGCACATCACGATACCTTAACAGGGTTTTATAACCGTTCAGCTATGTTAGATTTATTAGCAAAGCAGCTCACTAAAGATAGATGCTACACGCTTGTTGCTATTGATATAAAAGGCTTAAGACACATAAACGATAAGCTTGGTCCGCAAGTAGGAGATGAGTGTTTAATTGCGGTGGCAAACCGTATTCGTCAATTCTCTGATGAGCTTGGTGGATTTCATGCACGAATTGGCGGTGATGAGTTTTTAACGGTTTACCCCAGTGTGGAGGCTGACCAAGTAAAATGTGCTGTAGCCGATTTGATTGAGCAATTACAGGCACCTTATCAGATTAAAAGCTTAAAAATAAGTTTGCGTTTTAACGCTGGGATTGTGCAGTACCCTGTACAAGGCGTTAAAGCGGACGATTTAATGCGGCGTGTACTCATTGCTGTTGATGCGGCTACAACAAGCCAACAAAGCTTACATTACTACCAAGATGGTGAAGATGAGGCGCACTTAGACCGTTTAATCATGCTTGATGAGCTCAAACAAGCGATTGATGATGATAACGGGCAACTGTTTATGACTTATCAGCCTAAGTTGAATATTAAAAGTCAGAAAATTGATAAGGTTGAGTCACTTATTCGTTGGCAACGTGATGATGGGAGTTGGGTTTCGCCTGAAGTGTTCATTGATTTAGCTGAGCAGTCAGGATTAATTGTGGAACTAACTGCCTGGGTTGTCGATACAGTTATTGCGCAAATAGCCGATTGGTATAAAAAAGGGATTCACTTACAGGCAGCCATTAATGTGTCAGCCCAAGATATTGCGCATGCGGGATTTCATAATTTGTTAGTCGCGACCTTAAAGAAATATCATGTAAGCCCAAGTTCTGTCACTATTGAGTTGACGGAGCGCGATATGATCGAAAATGAAGCTCAAGGTATCAAAGCGTTAGAGAACTTAAAAACTATCGGTGTTAAAATATCACTAGACGATTACGGTGTCGGGCAAACATCATTGGGGCGATTAAAAATGTTACCTATTGATGAGCTTAAGCTAGATAAATGCTTTATTTTAACTTTGCATGAGTCACAAAAAGATCAATACATAGTGCGCTCGTCAATCACACTTGGACACCAACTTGGGTTTTCAGTGGTGGCCGAGGGCGTAGAAACGGCAGCGTCTTTATCATTGCTTCATGAAATGCAATGCGATCATGCACAAGGTTACTACTTGAGTCGTCCTTTAAAAGCACAACAACTAGAACAATGGTTAGAGGAATATCAGGGTGTACATTAA
- a CDS encoding DUF3034 family protein, producing MTLLFCSTLTVAATGKLLATPGVSQVEGSAGGGLVPWAQLAGYASEDEWAVNGFCSRADVTDYRLDACGVQLNLFNRVELSYAVQQFDVPALNTEIEQSISGAKIRLYGDIVYSKWPQLSMGVQHKSLDDGTVAKLVGAKKTSGTDVYLAASKLHLGALAGYNWFWNVTTRYSKANQLGLLGYGGANEGSHILLEASSAVFVSRELAIGIEYRQKANNLGLGEQDWRDLFIAWMPNKHVSVTAAYLDLGRIAGVDKQTGWYLSVTGYW from the coding sequence ATGACACTCTTATTTTGCAGTACGCTAACTGTAGCTGCAACGGGAAAACTATTAGCAACACCGGGCGTGTCTCAAGTTGAAGGCAGTGCAGGAGGAGGGTTAGTTCCTTGGGCGCAGCTAGCAGGTTATGCTAGTGAGGACGAATGGGCTGTTAATGGCTTTTGTAGTCGTGCTGATGTAACAGATTACCGCCTAGATGCCTGTGGTGTGCAGCTTAACCTATTTAATCGTGTTGAACTGAGTTATGCAGTGCAACAGTTTGATGTGCCTGCGCTCAATACAGAAATAGAGCAGTCAATTTCTGGGGCAAAAATTCGTTTATATGGTGATATAGTATACAGTAAGTGGCCCCAGCTAAGCATGGGTGTACAGCATAAATCACTGGATGATGGCACAGTTGCAAAGTTGGTTGGCGCAAAAAAGACCAGTGGTACAGATGTGTACCTAGCAGCTAGTAAATTACATTTGGGCGCACTTGCTGGATACAACTGGTTTTGGAATGTGACCACCCGTTACAGTAAAGCCAATCAGTTAGGGCTTTTAGGATATGGAGGGGCTAATGAAGGTAGCCATATTTTACTAGAAGCAAGTAGTGCGGTGTTTGTAAGTCGTGAACTTGCTATTGGCATTGAGTATCGACAAAAAGCCAATAACCTAGGTTTAGGCGAGCAAGATTGGCGCGATTTATTTATAGCGTGGATGCCTAATAAACACGTCAGTGTAACGGCGGCCTATTTAGACTTAGGGCGGATTGCTGGTGTTGACAAACAAACCGGCTGGTATTTATCCGTAACGGGGTATTGGTAA
- a CDS encoding group I truncated hemoglobin: MKIRVFIFYCLSLLAGCAAQPNTSLYHQLGERAGLEKLTDSFIAQIGNDKQVFHYFEHSNISHFRQGFISHLCSLVEGPCEYKGDSMVAIHTGMNINEKDFNHVVDLLINAMDEQNIPHTVQNEILAKMAPLRGEIIKI; this comes from the coding sequence ATGAAAATTAGAGTATTTATTTTTTATTGTTTAAGCTTGCTTGCAGGATGTGCTGCTCAGCCTAATACCTCTTTGTATCACCAACTTGGCGAGCGAGCTGGGCTTGAAAAGTTAACTGACAGTTTTATTGCCCAAATAGGTAATGACAAGCAGGTATTTCATTACTTTGAACACAGTAATATTAGCCATTTTCGACAAGGGTTTATTAGTCATTTATGTTCGCTGGTTGAGGGTCCTTGTGAATACAAAGGCGACTCGATGGTTGCGATTCATACAGGTATGAATATAAATGAAAAAGACTTCAATCACGTTGTCGATTTATTAATAAATGCAATGGACGAGCAAAATATCCCACATACAGTGCAAAATGAAATTTTAGCTAAAATGGCGCCATTGCGTGGCGAAATTATTAAGATTTAA
- a CDS encoding glycosyltransferase family 25 protein yields MPIPFYIINMQGCEDRWETTLKRLTSLHLNAERFEATIGKNLSEQEILKWYCPKKNKKSYNRNLSAGEIGCYVSHMRLWQKMVDENIAYCVVLEDDLFIEASLKNVVDAALKLKNWDLIKLSDNRNFPFIDSTLLENNLTVGNYKKAPNGTQGYIISLSGAKKLLQRKPFFRPVDVDMQFHTEVGLNMIGIKPYPVAEDRSFISEITSANAGSHSNRSTFIRNLIHRSSIHRQRRYKTADLAKITSE; encoded by the coding sequence ATGCCAATCCCTTTTTACATTATCAATATGCAAGGCTGCGAAGACCGTTGGGAAACAACCCTAAAGCGACTTACCAGTCTACACTTAAATGCTGAACGTTTTGAAGCGACCATTGGCAAAAACCTTAGTGAACAAGAAATCCTCAAGTGGTATTGCCCGAAAAAAAATAAAAAAAGTTACAATCGCAACCTATCTGCAGGTGAAATTGGTTGCTATGTAAGCCATATGCGCCTTTGGCAAAAAATGGTCGATGAAAATATCGCTTATTGTGTTGTATTAGAGGATGACCTTTTCATTGAAGCTTCACTTAAAAATGTTGTTGATGCGGCGCTTAAATTAAAAAATTGGGATTTAATCAAGTTATCTGATAATCGAAACTTTCCATTTATTGACAGTACGCTATTAGAAAATAACCTAACAGTTGGCAACTATAAAAAAGCACCAAACGGCACTCAAGGCTACATCATTTCACTAAGCGGCGCTAAAAAACTACTGCAAAGAAAACCGTTTTTTAGACCGGTGGATGTCGATATGCAGTTTCACACTGAAGTAGGCCTAAATATGATAGGCATAAAACCCTATCCTGTTGCCGAAGATCGAAGCTTTATTAGTGAAATAACAAGCGCTAATGCAGGTTCTCATTCCAACCGCAGTACATTTATCAGAAATTTAATTCATAGATCGAGTATTCATAGGCAAAGACGATATAAAACTGCGGATCTTGCCAAAATTACAAGTGAGTAA
- a CDS encoding sulfurtransferase, translating to MKNIVSAKWLHARLEQTNLVIFDAGMLRPSAAGEYSPVAMLPKAQRFDIKKELADTSNPLPNTLCSAEQFTQVMQKAGVNHDSLVVIYEDAGLFSAARAWWMFKAMGFNNVKVLGGGLAKWLELGLAVESNYTQASLKGDFIAHYQPDYFIDKKQVLSATKDANTVILDARAYGRFTGKNKEPRAGMRSGHIINSYSLPLSSLLENGEAKSLDFIQTQFSELVGNATQIQFSCGSGVTACALALFADECGYNNLSVYDGSWSEWGADSSLPIAVGG from the coding sequence ATGAAAAACATAGTCAGTGCAAAATGGTTACATGCGCGTTTAGAGCAAACTAACTTAGTTATTTTTGATGCAGGTATGCTACGCCCCTCTGCTGCAGGGGAGTACTCGCCCGTTGCTATGCTACCCAAGGCACAACGGTTTGATATCAAAAAAGAACTCGCAGATACTTCAAACCCATTACCCAATACCTTGTGTAGTGCAGAGCAATTTACTCAGGTGATGCAAAAAGCAGGCGTTAATCACGACTCATTGGTGGTGATTTATGAGGATGCGGGGTTATTCAGTGCAGCTAGAGCCTGGTGGATGTTTAAAGCCATGGGGTTTAATAACGTAAAAGTCCTCGGTGGTGGTTTAGCCAAGTGGCTTGAGCTGGGGCTTGCGGTTGAGTCAAACTATACGCAAGCATCACTAAAAGGCGACTTTATTGCTCATTACCAACCTGATTACTTTATTGATAAAAAACAGGTGCTAAGTGCTACTAAGGATGCCAATACAGTTATTTTAGATGCGCGTGCTTATGGGCGCTTTACCGGTAAAAATAAAGAGCCAAGAGCGGGTATGCGCAGCGGCCACATTATTAATAGCTACTCGCTACCTTTAAGTAGTTTATTAGAAAATGGCGAGGCAAAATCACTCGACTTTATACAAACACAGTTTAGTGAATTAGTCGGTAATGCAACCCAGATACAGTTTAGCTGCGGTTCGGGGGTTACTGCCTGTGCGCTTGCACTGTTCGCTGATGAATGCGGATATAATAATTTAAGTGTTTACGACGGCTCGTGGAGTGAGTGGGGCGCTGATAGCTCACTGCCTATTGCAGTGGGTGGCTAA